From the Candidatus Binataceae bacterium genome, one window contains:
- the dnaE gene encoding DNA polymerase III subunit alpha: MSFVHLHVHTQFSLLDGANKVGPLIEHAKSSGMEAIAMTDHGNMFGAVEFYQKATAAGIKPIIGCEAYLAPGKRTDRSQVPRSDDFDGGGNYHLILLAQNRAGYKNLCKLLTHAYQEGLYYKPRVDKDLLEELNEGLIVLSGCLSGEINRWLRGGRSDKARECAEWYARVFKDRFYIELQDNKLHGPFNEALRDIAKQVGLPVVATNDCHYLHRDDAKAHEVLLCIQTGKTMADETRWRFDTDELYVKTPEEMAAAFGADSEALRNSVEIARRVDFQFEFGKFHFPVYRTDKEIDFDVEMERRAREGLAARLDEIRARRPDVDESAYQARLDRELPIIRDMGFSGYMLIVSDFITYAKNQGIPVGPGRGSVVGSLVSYALGITEVDPVEHKLLFERWLNPGRKSMPDIDVDFCYERRDEVLEYVRKKYGADRVAQIITFGTIKGKQAIRDVGRALGLSFAETDRIVKLYPAPKQGRDFPLEQALEMEPRLKEERKKYKELFNYAFKLEGLLRHASRHAAGVVISDLPLNEMVPLYVDKEYTEDSLAITQYAMKSIDEIGLIKFDFLALKNLTLITDTLALIKADGKQVPDLARLRLDDADTYKLLSRGDTVGVFQMESSGMRRFISDLKPTCFDDIIAAGSLFRPGPLDAVQDGKTMVQHYVDRKHGRERVEYDHKLLEPVLKDTYGVIVYQEQVMGAAQALSGYTLQEADLLRAAMGKKNKVVMEKERVHFLEGAQKNGLTPELATTIFEKIETFASYGFNRSHAAAYALTTYTTAYLRAHYPHEFMAALMSLDMDDNAKTYKNIAALREMRIKMLPPDVNESRVKFAVTEGGLRFGLGAIRGVGAKTAEAIIAVREEGGHFNGIVDFCMRVGAALVNRRVLEALIRCGAFDSLKIARAALMAQAEDVLRLAQKAQEDAAKNQMGLFGGKVKVPDLPPRAPIPEWNTREKLKHEKDALGFYITAHPLDGFEREVARITKLTTNDLTSVPDGSQVQLAGVIHAVKLKNNKSGKRYATFSIEDREGAVEGIAWPETYAKHEQLIMGDEPVIIRGKLDIDEDRAQIILDTLTPLGAALVDSVREVRITASMRRLDNGGLEALSKALQRNRGKSLTYLHLGLDDGREAIMLLGDSYRVTPTDQFVTELEQMLSPGAVELR; encoded by the coding sequence ATGAGTTTCGTTCATCTACACGTCCATACTCAATTCAGCCTTTTAGACGGGGCCAACAAGGTCGGCCCGCTTATCGAACACGCCAAGTCCTCCGGGATGGAAGCGATTGCGATGACCGACCATGGCAACATGTTCGGCGCCGTCGAGTTCTACCAGAAGGCAACTGCCGCGGGGATTAAACCAATCATCGGATGCGAGGCGTATCTCGCGCCGGGCAAGCGCACCGATCGCTCGCAAGTGCCGCGCAGCGATGACTTCGACGGCGGCGGCAACTACCATCTGATCCTGCTCGCGCAGAATCGCGCCGGCTACAAGAATCTCTGCAAGCTCCTCACCCACGCCTACCAGGAAGGCCTCTACTACAAGCCGCGCGTCGATAAGGATCTGCTCGAAGAGCTGAACGAGGGACTCATCGTTCTCTCGGGATGCCTCTCCGGCGAGATCAATCGATGGCTCCGCGGCGGGCGCTCGGACAAAGCGCGCGAATGCGCCGAGTGGTACGCGCGCGTTTTCAAGGATCGCTTCTACATCGAGCTCCAGGACAACAAGCTGCACGGTCCCTTCAACGAGGCGCTGCGCGATATCGCAAAGCAGGTCGGCCTGCCCGTAGTCGCGACCAACGACTGCCACTATCTGCATCGCGACGACGCCAAGGCCCATGAAGTCCTGCTCTGCATCCAGACCGGCAAGACGATGGCCGACGAAACGCGATGGCGTTTCGATACCGACGAGCTCTACGTCAAAACGCCCGAGGAAATGGCGGCGGCCTTTGGCGCCGACTCCGAGGCGCTGCGCAACTCGGTCGAGATCGCGCGCCGCGTCGATTTCCAGTTCGAGTTCGGCAAGTTTCATTTCCCGGTTTATCGCACCGACAAGGAAATCGACTTCGATGTCGAGATGGAACGCCGTGCCCGCGAGGGTCTCGCCGCGCGCCTCGATGAAATTCGCGCGCGCCGCCCCGATGTCGATGAAAGCGCGTACCAGGCGCGCCTCGATCGCGAGCTGCCGATCATCCGCGACATGGGATTCTCGGGCTACATGCTCATCGTCTCAGACTTCATCACTTATGCGAAGAACCAGGGAATTCCCGTCGGGCCGGGCCGCGGCTCGGTCGTCGGCAGCCTCGTTTCGTACGCGCTCGGAATCACCGAGGTCGATCCCGTCGAGCATAAGCTGCTCTTCGAGCGATGGCTGAATCCCGGGCGCAAGTCGATGCCTGATATCGACGTCGATTTCTGCTACGAGCGCCGCGACGAAGTGCTCGAATATGTGCGCAAGAAGTACGGCGCCGATCGTGTGGCGCAGATCATCACGTTCGGCACGATCAAGGGTAAGCAGGCGATTCGCGACGTCGGCCGCGCGCTCGGACTCTCGTTCGCCGAGACCGATCGCATCGTCAAGCTTTATCCCGCGCCCAAGCAGGGCCGCGATTTCCCGCTCGAGCAGGCGCTCGAGATGGAGCCGCGCCTCAAGGAAGAGCGCAAGAAGTACAAGGAGCTCTTCAACTACGCCTTCAAGCTCGAAGGGCTGCTGCGTCACGCCTCGCGCCACGCGGCCGGCGTCGTGATCTCCGACCTGCCGCTCAACGAGATGGTGCCGCTCTACGTCGACAAGGAGTACACCGAGGACTCGCTCGCGATTACCCAGTACGCGATGAAGAGCATCGACGAGATCGGCCTAATCAAGTTCGACTTCCTGGCGCTCAAGAACCTGACGCTTATCACCGACACGCTCGCGCTGATCAAGGCCGACGGCAAGCAAGTGCCGGACCTCGCGCGCCTGCGCCTCGATGACGCAGATACCTACAAACTGCTTTCTCGGGGCGATACCGTCGGCGTGTTCCAGATGGAAAGCTCGGGGATGCGCCGTTTCATCTCGGATCTCAAGCCGACCTGCTTCGACGATATCATCGCCGCCGGTTCGCTCTTCCGCCCCGGCCCGCTCGACGCGGTGCAGGACGGCAAGACGATGGTCCAGCACTACGTCGATCGCAAGCACGGCCGCGAGCGCGTCGAGTACGATCACAAGCTGCTCGAGCCGGTGCTCAAGGATACCTACGGCGTAATCGTCTACCAGGAACAGGTGATGGGCGCGGCGCAGGCGCTGTCGGGATACACGCTCCAGGAAGCAGACCTGCTGCGCGCCGCGATGGGCAAAAAGAACAAGGTCGTCATGGAAAAGGAGCGCGTTCATTTTCTCGAAGGCGCGCAAAAGAATGGCCTGACGCCTGAGCTTGCGACGACGATCTTCGAAAAAATCGAGACCTTCGCCTCCTACGGCTTCAACCGCTCGCACGCCGCGGCCTACGCGCTGACGACCTACACCACGGCCTACCTGCGCGCGCATTATCCGCACGAGTTCATGGCGGCGCTGATGTCGCTCGACATGGACGACAACGCCAAGACCTACAAGAACATCGCGGCGCTGCGCGAGATGCGCATCAAGATGCTGCCGCCTGACGTCAACGAAAGCCGCGTCAAGTTCGCGGTAACAGAGGGCGGACTCCGTTTCGGCCTCGGTGCGATCCGCGGCGTCGGCGCGAAGACGGCCGAGGCGATCATCGCGGTGCGCGAGGAGGGCGGGCACTTTAACGGCATCGTCGATTTCTGCATGCGGGTGGGCGCGGCGCTCGTGAATCGGCGCGTACTCGAAGCACTCATCCGATGCGGTGCCTTCGATTCGCTCAAGATTGCTCGTGCCGCGTTGATGGCGCAGGCGGAAGACGTGCTTCGCCTCGCGCAGAAGGCGCAGGAAGACGCCGCGAAGAATCAGATGGGCCTGTTCGGCGGCAAAGTGAAGGTGCCGGACCTGCCGCCGCGCGCGCCGATCCCCGAATGGAACACGCGCGAAAAACTCAAACACGAAAAAGACGCGCTCGGCTTTTACATTACAGCCCATCCGCTCGACGGCTTCGAGCGCGAGGTTGCCCGCATCACCAAGCTCACTACCAATGATCTCACGAGCGTCCCCGACGGCAGCCAGGTTCAACTCGCGGGCGTAATTCACGCGGTAAAGCTCAAGAACAACAAGTCCGGCAAACGCTACGCCACCTTCTCGATCGAGGATCGCGAGGGCGCCGTCGAAGGAATCGCGTGGCCCGAAACGTACGCGAAGCACGAGCAGCTGATCATGGGCGACGAGCCGGTGATCATCCGCGGCAAGCTCGATATCGATGAGGATCGCGCACAAATCATCCTCGACACGCTGACTCCCCTCGGCGCGGCACTGGTAGATTCGGTGCGCGAGGTGCGTATCACCGCCTCGATGCGCCGTCTTGACAACGGCGGCCTCGAAGCCCTGAGCAAGGCCCTCCAACGCAACCGCGGCAAATCGCTAACCTACCTGCATCTCGGCCTCGACGACGGCCGCGAAGCCATAATGCTCCTCGGCGACAGCTACCGCGTCACGCCAACCGATCAATTCGTCACGGAACTCGAGCAGATGCTATCGCCCGGCGCCGTCGAGCTGCGGTAA
- a CDS encoding 50S ribosomal protein L25 gives METAELACEKRADRPKNLSRALRRQGRVPAVLYGPTTTPTSIAVDAAELKAKVSAAAHARIIKLKSATAELDGKHVIFKDLQRAPVSGDILHADFYEVDLNKPLRVEVALKFVGKAKGIGNGGILSPLERSVLVECLPLEIPETVEVDVTDVDIHDVVHVSALKFVGNVKPIFDTDYPIVTVLPPTVAEAPVAAAAAAEGAVEGAAPAEGAAAAPAAEGAKDEKAGDKPAGKK, from the coding sequence ATGGAAACCGCTGAACTAGCTTGTGAAAAACGTGCCGATCGTCCGAAGAACCTGTCCCGCGCGCTGCGCCGCCAGGGACGGGTGCCGGCCGTGCTCTATGGACCCACGACGACGCCGACTTCGATCGCGGTCGATGCCGCCGAGCTGAAAGCCAAAGTTTCAGCCGCGGCCCACGCCCGTATCATCAAGCTCAAGTCCGCGACCGCCGAGCTCGACGGCAAGCACGTGATCTTCAAGGATCTGCAACGCGCTCCGGTGTCGGGCGATATCCTGCACGCCGATTTTTACGAGGTCGATCTCAATAAACCGCTGCGCGTCGAAGTGGCGCTCAAGTTCGTCGGCAAGGCCAAGGGTATCGGCAACGGCGGAATCCTGTCGCCGCTCGAGCGCTCGGTGCTCGTCGAATGCCTGCCGCTTGAAATTCCTGAGACGGTCGAAGTCGATGTCACCGACGTTGACATTCACGACGTGGTGCACGTCTCCGCGCTCAAGTTCGTCGGCAACGTCAAGCCGATCTTCGATACCGATTATCCGATCGTGACCGTTCTGCCTCCCACCGTGGCTGAGGCTCCTGTGGCTGCCGCCGCGGCTGCGGAAGGCGCGGTTGAAGGTGCGGCGCCTGCCGAAGGTGCTGCCGCGGCTCCCGCTGCTGAAGGCGCCAAGGACGAGAAGGCTGGGGACAAACCCGCAGGCAAGAAGTAG
- a CDS encoding ribose-phosphate pyrophosphokinase has translation MSDRVKDQLEIFTGNSNPALAREVCDHLKVKVGEAEVGRFPDGEVMVEVRENVRGGDCFVIQSTCSPPNDNLMELLLLIDALRRASAGRITAVIPYFGYSRQDRKVAPRVPISAKLVADLIATSGAHRVLTVDLHAGQIQGFFNIPVDNMYAMPVLMNYLRKRVDGQKVSVVSPDAGGVERARAFARRLNANLAIIDKRRRRASEVAEMQLVGDVRDSIAVLVDDMIDTAGTITEAAKVVANAGASEVLACATHPILSDPACDRLNKSNIKEIVTTNSIPLRAKAQAELSKLKVLTVGSLLAETILRIHNEESVSSLFN, from the coding sequence ATGTCGGATCGGGTCAAAGATCAACTGGAGATCTTCACCGGTAATTCCAACCCCGCACTTGCGCGCGAAGTCTGCGACCATCTCAAGGTCAAGGTGGGTGAAGCCGAAGTCGGACGTTTTCCCGACGGCGAGGTGATGGTCGAGGTGCGCGAGAACGTGCGCGGCGGCGATTGCTTCGTTATCCAGTCCACCTGCTCTCCGCCCAACGATAACCTGATGGAGCTGCTGCTCCTGATCGATGCGCTGCGGCGCGCGTCGGCCGGACGTATCACGGCGGTGATCCCCTACTTCGGCTATTCGCGGCAGGATCGTAAAGTCGCGCCGCGCGTGCCGATCAGCGCCAAGCTGGTAGCCGATTTGATCGCAACCTCGGGAGCGCATCGCGTGCTCACCGTCGATTTGCACGCCGGCCAGATCCAGGGCTTTTTCAACATTCCGGTCGACAACATGTACGCGATGCCGGTCCTGATGAACTATCTGCGCAAACGCGTCGACGGGCAGAAGGTCAGCGTCGTATCGCCTGATGCGGGCGGAGTGGAGCGCGCACGGGCATTCGCGCGGCGCCTCAACGCGAACCTCGCGATTATCGACAAGCGCCGCCGCCGCGCGAGCGAGGTCGCCGAGATGCAGCTCGTCGGTGATGTGCGCGATTCGATCGCGGTGCTCGTTGACGACATGATCGATACCGCCGGCACGATCACCGAGGCCGCCAAGGTCGTCGCTAACGCGGGCGCATCGGAAGTGCTCGCCTGCGCGACCCATCCGATTCTGTCCGACCCGGCCTGCGATCGCCTCAACAAGTCGAACATCAAGGAAATCGTCACCACGAACAGTATTCCGCTCAGGGCCAAGGCCCAGGCCGAGCTCTCCAAGCTCAAGGTTCTGACGGTAGGAAGCCTTCTGGCGGAAACGATTCTACGCATTCATAATGAGGAGTCGGTCAGCTCGCTCTTCAACTGA
- a CDS encoding ester cyclase produces the protein MTAAENLAIFKRFLRELGRGNYDVINEVCSPEFVFRSPNFPGWPRGFEGARRIAQAGSTLIGNAEHTIDDLFATEDRVVMRMTIRGTFVGEPTPGFPAKGEKFAMGAVAIYRMIDGKIVDDWGIQLTSPTDAPWG, from the coding sequence ATGACCGCGGCCGAGAATCTCGCGATCTTCAAACGTTTCCTGCGCGAGCTCGGCAGGGGTAACTACGACGTAATCAACGAAGTCTGCTCACCCGAATTTGTGTTTCGCTCGCCGAATTTCCCGGGATGGCCGCGCGGGTTCGAAGGTGCCAGAAGGATTGCTCAAGCGGGGTCGACCCTTATCGGCAACGCGGAGCATACTATCGACGATCTCTTCGCCACCGAGGATCGCGTCGTGATGCGCATGACGATCCGCGGCACCTTCGTCGGCGAACCCACTCCCGGGTTTCCTGCCAAGGGCGAGAAATTCGCGATGGGCGCAGTCGCCATCTATCGCATGATCGATGGCAAAATCGTCGACGACTGGGGAATTCAGCTTACCAGCCCAACCGACGCGCCATGGGGATGA
- a CDS encoding 4-(cytidine 5'-diphospho)-2-C-methyl-D-erythritol kinase, translating into MVKLLAERAGAKINLFLRVTGRRADGYHELDSIFLPIALADSVSIEYRDGVGRSVRLLCDATELGDPATNLASRAATAFQNQFNLDASVLIRLDKRIPVGAGLGGGSSDAGAVLRMMARLARIDAPAELHRIAISLGADVPFFLDPRPARITGIGEKLATLEGIGSMPLVLALPPFGIATAGVFRVLKKENWRGPAEAADIEAVRRGDITSAIAVNDLAAVAAEQHPEISTLIELLKSLGACAAQMTGSGSAVFGIFGSRDEAERAAQAAQQRAPKTRFVVTATIGSDQRGTPK; encoded by the coding sequence ATGGTTAAGCTGCTCGCCGAGCGCGCGGGAGCAAAAATCAATCTCTTTCTGCGCGTGACCGGCCGCCGCGCCGACGGCTATCACGAACTCGATTCGATCTTTCTGCCAATCGCGCTCGCCGATTCCGTCAGTATCGAATATCGCGATGGCGTCGGCCGCTCCGTGAGGCTCCTCTGCGATGCGACCGAGCTCGGCGATCCGGCAACCAACCTCGCGAGCCGCGCCGCCACAGCGTTTCAAAACCAGTTCAACCTCGATGCTTCTGTGCTGATCCGGCTCGACAAGCGGATACCAGTAGGCGCGGGACTCGGCGGCGGCTCGAGCGATGCGGGCGCGGTCCTGCGAATGATGGCGCGGCTCGCGCGCATCGATGCGCCAGCGGAGCTGCATCGTATCGCGATCAGTCTGGGAGCCGACGTGCCATTCTTTCTCGATCCGCGACCGGCACGAATCACGGGAATCGGCGAGAAGCTCGCGACGCTCGAGGGGATCGGCTCGATGCCGCTGGTGCTTGCGTTACCGCCATTCGGTATCGCAACGGCGGGAGTCTTTCGCGTGCTGAAAAAAGAAAACTGGCGCGGCCCTGCCGAAGCCGCCGATATCGAGGCGGTAAGGCGCGGCGACATCACGTCCGCGATCGCGGTCAACGATCTCGCCGCAGTGGCCGCAGAGCAGCATCCCGAAATCTCGACGCTGATCGAACTTCTCAAATCGCTTGGCGCGTGCGCCGCGCAAATGACCGGCAGCGGCAGCGCCGTGTTCGGGATCTTCGGATCACGCGACGAGGCCGAGCGCGCTGCGCAGGCCGCTCAACAGCGCGCGCCGAAAACGAGATTCGTCGTGACCGCAACGATCGGCAGCGATCAACGAGGGACGCCAAAATGA
- the meaB gene encoding methylmalonyl Co-A mutase-associated GTPase MeaB: protein MPVEAQATRTESRSPLDSLLERFARRETSALARLITMVENRAAESSAIIERIYSQTGTAHIIGITGPPGAGKSTLTNRLIAKYRGLGKSVAVLAIDPSSPFSGGAVLGDRVRMTDHYKDAGVYIRSISSRGSHGGLSRATREIVKLLDAYGHDIIIIETVGVGQTELSIMDLADTTVVVTVPEGGDSVQVMKAGLNEIADVFVVNKADREGSDRMKAELEHNVHLRSGGGWRPPVLMTQAVTDQGIDAVVNAIAKHREWLKETRDAARIAERRTHEFIEVLAAELEERTLRAVAAGGAAKLVDQVRAGALNPYSAARRLIEDRDSLGALLQNGTGK, encoded by the coding sequence ATGCCTGTTGAAGCCCAAGCGACTCGAACTGAGTCTCGTTCACCCCTGGATTCGCTGCTGGAGCGCTTTGCGCGCCGCGAAACGAGCGCCCTCGCGCGGCTTATCACGATGGTTGAGAATCGCGCCGCCGAGTCGAGCGCAATCATCGAGCGTATCTACAGTCAAACCGGCACGGCGCACATTATCGGCATCACCGGCCCTCCCGGCGCGGGCAAATCGACGCTGACCAACCGCCTCATCGCGAAATATCGCGGCCTCGGAAAGTCGGTCGCTGTGCTGGCGATCGATCCTTCGAGCCCGTTCTCAGGCGGTGCCGTGCTCGGCGACCGCGTGCGGATGACCGATCATTACAAGGATGCGGGCGTATATATCCGCAGCATCTCATCGCGCGGCAGCCATGGCGGCCTGAGCCGCGCGACGCGCGAGATCGTAAAGCTCCTCGATGCCTACGGCCACGACATCATCATTATCGAGACGGTCGGCGTCGGGCAGACCGAGCTTTCGATCATGGATCTGGCTGACACAACGGTCGTTGTCACCGTTCCCGAAGGCGGCGATTCCGTTCAGGTAATGAAGGCCGGGCTCAACGAAATCGCCGATGTGTTCGTCGTCAACAAGGCCGACCGCGAGGGCTCCGATCGGATGAAGGCGGAGCTAGAGCATAACGTGCATCTGCGCAGCGGCGGCGGATGGCGTCCTCCAGTCCTCATGACACAAGCGGTCACCGACCAGGGGATAGATGCGGTCGTGAACGCGATCGCAAAGCATCGGGAATGGCTTAAGGAAACGCGGGATGCGGCGCGAATCGCCGAGCGCCGCACCCATGAATTCATCGAGGTACTGGCGGCCGAGCTCGAGGAGCGAACCCTCCGCGCTGTCGCCGCAGGCGGGGCCGCGAAGCTGGTCGATCAGGTGCGCGCGGGTGCGCTCAATCCCTACAGCGCGGCACGGCGCCTGATCGAAGACCGCGATTCGCTCGGCGCCTTGCTACAGAACGGTACGGGAAAGTAA
- a CDS encoding metallophosphoesterase family protein — protein MSFRKPKIEGRLFAIGDIHGCADEVDSLIKAIAPTAGDTVVFVGDYVDRGPSARDVIELALDLEKTKAEYVFLKGNHEDMMMSYLGMPGNYGESFLFNGGIATLESYGVGEADLERAHELLPETHTDFLRRLGTSYYRPPYLFVHAGIMPMRQLEEQQVEDMLWIRQEFIFNPHKLDAIVVFGHTPMRGVMIDLPYKLGIDTGLVYGGKLTCIEVNEGAIYQVDRRSRQVKSKKVPLR, from the coding sequence TTGTCGTTTCGCAAACCAAAAATCGAAGGACGCTTGTTTGCGATAGGCGACATCCACGGCTGCGCCGACGAAGTCGATTCTCTGATCAAGGCGATCGCCCCGACCGCGGGCGACACCGTCGTATTCGTCGGTGACTATGTCGATCGCGGCCCCTCAGCGCGCGACGTTATCGAGCTCGCGCTCGATCTCGAAAAGACCAAGGCCGAGTACGTGTTCTTGAAGGGCAATCACGAGGACATGATGATGTCCTACCTCGGGATGCCCGGTAATTACGGCGAGTCATTCCTGTTCAACGGCGGAATCGCGACCCTCGAAAGCTACGGCGTGGGCGAGGCTGACCTCGAGCGTGCGCACGAGCTCTTGCCGGAAACGCATACCGACTTCCTGCGCCGCCTCGGCACCAGTTACTATCGCCCGCCGTATCTCTTCGTCCATGCGGGGATCATGCCGATGCGCCAGCTCGAAGAGCAGCAGGTCGAGGACATGCTGTGGATTCGGCAGGAGTTTATCTTCAACCCGCACAAGCTCGACGCGATCGTGGTGTTCGGCCACACGCCCATGCGCGGCGTGATGATCGATTTGCCCTACAAGCTTGGCATCGACACCGGTCTCGTCTATGGCGGCAAGCTGACCTGTATCGAAGTGAACGAGGGCGCCATCTACCAGGTCGATCGCCGCAGCCGCCAGGTTAAATCCAAGAAGGTTCCGCTCAGGTAA
- a CDS encoding amidohydrolase family protein, translating into MAYVEGQTIHDADAHIMEAPTFLDGYVEERYAREISSKNLFSALGEKSGRDLFAIVRGRHDDPAWRAKVADEILLHKNYEALGSWRREDRPQALDRLGFASQLVFTTMFLSLLDLEHKGDPAMRTAVARGFNRAMVDFCAVDRRLLASCYVPLADFAEAETIARDAIAIGAKALLIPSRCPKGHSPSHIGFDPVWAQAQEAGLPILFHVGGGGQLISPDYFVNGMPPVPDFHGGDGNFRSVDYMAIPYPPMQTLATMIFDRVLDRFPRLMFGVIEQGALWVPGWMRSMDSAFVAFIKNEDRLKQLSMKPSEFVRRQVRVTPYPAEDTGWIIANSGDEVCMFSSDFPHVEGGRNPLRRFEDAMRDTPEAAKRRFYCDNFIDLMGNGLVPELRHPTMGATAN; encoded by the coding sequence ATGGCTTACGTCGAAGGGCAGACGATTCACGACGCTGACGCGCATATCATGGAGGCGCCGACTTTTCTCGACGGCTATGTCGAGGAACGCTACGCCAGGGAAATAAGCAGCAAGAATCTCTTCAGCGCGCTCGGCGAAAAGAGCGGGCGCGATCTGTTCGCGATCGTGCGCGGACGCCATGACGATCCTGCCTGGCGCGCCAAAGTTGCCGACGAAATTCTGCTGCACAAGAACTACGAGGCGCTCGGTTCGTGGCGGCGCGAGGATCGTCCGCAGGCGCTCGACCGGCTCGGTTTCGCAAGCCAGCTCGTGTTCACGACGATGTTCCTGAGCCTGCTCGATCTCGAGCACAAGGGCGACCCCGCGATGCGCACCGCGGTGGCGCGCGGATTCAATCGCGCGATGGTGGATTTCTGCGCCGTGGATCGCCGCCTGCTCGCGTCGTGCTACGTGCCGCTCGCCGACTTTGCCGAGGCCGAGACGATCGCACGCGACGCGATCGCGATCGGCGCCAAGGCGCTGCTCATCCCCTCGCGATGCCCCAAGGGACACTCACCCAGTCACATCGGATTCGACCCGGTGTGGGCGCAGGCGCAGGAAGCCGGCCTGCCGATCCTGTTCCACGTCGGCGGCGGCGGGCAGCTCATATCACCTGACTACTTCGTCAATGGGATGCCGCCGGTGCCGGACTTCCACGGCGGCGACGGCAACTTCCGTTCCGTCGATTACATGGCGATTCCATATCCGCCGATGCAGACCCTTGCGACGATGATCTTCGATCGCGTGCTCGATCGATTCCCGCGGCTTATGTTCGGCGTGATCGAGCAGGGCGCGCTGTGGGTGCCGGGCTGGATGCGCTCGATGGACTCGGCGTTCGTCGCGTTTATCAAGAATGAAGACCGGCTGAAGCAGCTTTCGATGAAGCCGAGCGAGTTCGTACGGCGGCAAGTGCGCGTCACGCCGTATCCGGCCGAGGACACCGGCTGGATCATCGCCAACTCGGGCGACGAGGTCTGCATGTTTTCATCGGACTTCCCGCACGTCGAAGGCGGGCGCAATCCGCTGCGGCGCTTCGAAGATGCGATGCGCGACACGCCCGAAGCCGCCAAGCGCAGGTTCTACTGCGACAACTTCATCGATCTGATGGGCAACGGTCTCGTCCCGGAACTACGGCATCCCACGATGGGTGCGACCGCGAACTGA
- a CDS encoding cytochrome P450 → MGIEASTESLSLAHLDIIGPEHYQQNGYPHAEWTYLRAHKPVYWYDGPHAKPFWAITKHADIIQIAKQPQLFTNRPRIVIFADQQGGYGEPEEPPFQHLLTMDPPQHGEYRSIMSRRFTPRAVNELRPKIERITREVCDSLVGKSEGDFVADVAKKIPLAVIAELLGCPRKDWDQLFRWSNEIIGAGDPEFRREGENPQQTSERARIELFQYFAQMMSDRQKNPTEDVSSIVANAKLPSGEAMPPMEMLGYYFLLVLAGNETTRNATSGGLQAFIDHPEQFDRLKKDPTLIKSAVEEIVRWVTPVIHFARNASADTEIRGQKIRQGESVCLFYPSANRDEEIFERPFEFDIGRNPNPHIAFGIGEHFCLGANLARLELEVIFAELARRLEFVEPTAPLERLRSSFVGGIKHMPIRFKMNPASH, encoded by the coding sequence ATGGGTATCGAAGCAAGCACCGAATCGTTGTCTCTGGCTCATCTCGACATAATTGGGCCCGAGCACTACCAGCAAAACGGCTACCCGCATGCCGAATGGACTTACCTGCGTGCACACAAACCCGTGTACTGGTATGACGGCCCGCATGCGAAGCCGTTCTGGGCAATCACCAAGCACGCCGACATTATTCAGATCGCCAAGCAGCCGCAGCTCTTCACCAACCGCCCGCGCATCGTAATCTTCGCCGACCAGCAGGGCGGCTATGGCGAGCCGGAGGAGCCGCCGTTTCAACATCTGCTCACGATGGATCCGCCGCAGCACGGTGAGTATCGCTCGATCATGAGCCGGCGCTTCACGCCGCGCGCGGTGAACGAATTGCGGCCGAAGATCGAGCGCATCACGCGCGAGGTCTGCGATTCGCTGGTCGGCAAGAGTGAAGGCGACTTCGTGGCCGATGTCGCAAAAAAAATCCCGCTCGCCGTGATCGCCGAGCTGCTCGGATGCCCGCGCAAGGACTGGGATCAGCTGTTTCGCTGGAGCAATGAGATCATCGGCGCGGGCGATCCCGAGTTTCGCCGCGAAGGCGAGAATCCGCAACAGACCTCGGAACGAGCCCGGATCGAACTGTTCCAATACTTCGCCCAGATGATGTCGGACCGGCAGAAAAATCCAACTGAAGACGTCAGCAGCATCGTCGCCAACGCCAAGCTCCCGAGCGGCGAGGCGATGCCGCCGATGGAGATGCTGGGTTATTACTTCCTGCTCGTGCTCGCCGGCAACGAAACGACGCGCAATGCGACCAGCGGCGGACTCCAGGCTTTCATCGATCATCCGGAGCAGTTCGATCGCTTGAAGAAGGATCCCACGCTCATCAAGTCCGCCGTTGAGGAGATCGTGCGCTGGGTCACGCCGGTGATTCACTTTGCCCGCAATGCGAGCGCCGACACCGAGATTCGCGGGCAGAAGATTCGCCAGGGCGAGTCGGTCTGTCTGTTCTACCCGTCGGCCAACCGCGACGAAGAAATCTTCGAGCGTCCATTCGAGTTCGATATCGGGCGCAATCCGAACCCTCATATCGCTTTCGGAATCGGCGAGCACTTCTGCCTTGGCGCCAATCTCGCGCGGCTCGAGCTGGAGGTGATTTTCGCCGAGCTGGCGCGGCGCCTGGAATTCGTGGAGCCAACCGCGCCGCTCGAGCGCCTGCGCTCGAGCTTCGTCGGCGGCATCAAGCACATGCCGATTCGATTCAAGATGAACCCGGCCTCGCACTAG